The genomic segment TAAAACATTCAATGGCTTACTATCAAGCTGATAAAGCTCCAAAAATTGATTATAGCGAAGTGAAAATCACCAAGAGCCAACCTGCAGTCCGTGCCTATGGTGCTGCTGGTGAGAAATTAGCGCAGGAGGCAAAATAATGACTCAGCCAAGTATGAAAATTGATATTCAGCGTTACCGTCCTGAAATGGATGAAAAACCGTTTATGCAAACGTTTGAAGTGCCTTACAAAGCCGATATGTCAGTGTTAGAAGCGCTGCAATATATTAAAGATCATCTTGATAGCACAATTAGTTTCCGCTGGTCTTGCCGTATGGCGATTTGCGGCAGTTGTGGTTTGATGGTTGATGGTGTTCCGAAACTGGGTTGCAAAGCGTTCTTACGTGATTATTATCCTAAGACACTCACTTTAGAACCCTTGGCTAACTTTCCGATTGAACGTGACTTAGTCGCCGTGATGGATGATTTCATTAAGAAACTGGAAGAGATAAAGCCTTATATTATCCCTGAAAAAACCGCATCAAACGAAAAGAAATGCTTATCTGACGGTGCTTATAAACAAACACCAGAGCAAATGGAGAAATATAAAAAGTACTCCATGTGTATCAACTGTGGCCTATGTTATTCAGCGTGTCCGCAGTATGCGTTAGACAAGAAATTTACCGGTCCAGCAGCACTTGCATTGCTTGCGCGTTATAACCGTGACAGTCGTGATGCTGGCAAAGGAGAACGCATGAAAATTGTTAATCAAGAAGAAGGTGTTTGGGGCTGTACTTTTGTTGGTTACTGTTCAGTTGTTTGTCCAAAAGGGGTTGATCCTGCCGGTGCAATTCAGCTGTTGAAAGTTGAGA from the Moritella sp. Urea-trap-13 genome contains:
- a CDS encoding succinate dehydrogenase/fumarate reductase iron-sulfur subunit; protein product: MTQPSMKIDIQRYRPEMDEKPFMQTFEVPYKADMSVLEALQYIKDHLDSTISFRWSCRMAICGSCGLMVDGVPKLGCKAFLRDYYPKTLTLEPLANFPIERDLVAVMDDFIKKLEEIKPYIIPEKTASNEKKCLSDGAYKQTPEQMEKYKKYSMCINCGLCYSACPQYALDKKFTGPAALALLARYNRDSRDAGKGERMKIVNQEEGVWGCTFVGYCSVVCPKGVDPAGAIQLLKVESSKDYLIGMFKPEQ